From a single Apium graveolens cultivar Ventura chromosome 2, ASM990537v1, whole genome shotgun sequence genomic region:
- the LOC141706954 gene encoding E3 ubiquitin-protein ligase WAV3-like: MGTGWRRAFCTTIPRDTQQTTSSSLDNNNNNNKNHYVVHEQQQQDDHIISPAPTPRSLSKLGAIFSGGLSSGSNPSTPRLRVKTTTRSSSFTSSTAATPVKKDITPKLRCKTMPNTPTTKTYKPPAHLSSNPSSPRSPFSIFKNSLRLSRNNCGVCMQSVKSGQKTAIFTSECSHSFHFPCISNHLRNQNSLFCPVCNTTWKDALPLLSIHQPPPQAEKNNVIIKTPTYNDDEPLLSTVSSINSIPEVLENDDEIEEFKGFFVNPVSSSISINNAQVETRLLPEVAIVSTCQTHETYVVVLKIKAPPPRVNGVAQARRAPIDLVSVLDIGGSMTRTKLDMMKRAMHLVVSSLGSADRLSIIAFSATVKRLMPLKRMTSQGQRSARRVIDRLDLHNGSCAGDALRQATKILEDRRERNPVASVMLLSDAQDEQPQHHNDNNTNNRPVANHVSSTRFAHVEIPVQSSGYSHEPAEDAFAKCVGGLLSVVVQDLRIQIGLASGSDSAEICAVYPCNRPLVFSSGLIRVGDLYAEEERELLLELRVPITSNEGHHVLSVCCSYKDPATQEIIYGTDQPLLVPKPQQFRSSLPKIQRLRNFFVTTRAIAESRRLIALNEMSSAVQLLASSRELLVQSGCLGEEYVRRLEAELLEIRWRKEAGEEMLQRRQRMVEDKEEPLTPSSAWRGNDRLGKMSCVKKSAKRVSDLHGFENARF, translated from the exons ATGGGAACTGGTTGGAGAAGAGCTTTTTGCACAACAATCCCAAGAGATACTCAACAAACAACATCATCATCACTAGATaataacaataacaataacaagaATCATTATGTTGTTCATGAGCAACAACAACAAGATGATCATATCATTAGTCCTGCACCAACTCCAAGAAGCCTCTCAAAGCTAGGAGCAATTTTTTCCGGTGGCCTTAGCAGTGGTAGCAATCCTTCGACACCTCGTCTTCGAGTCAAAACAACCACCAGGTCCTCCTCATTCACTTCGTCAACAGCCGCTACTCCTGTTAAAAAAGATATCACCCCGAAACTACGTTGCAAAACCATGCCCAATACTCCTACTACAAAAACTTATAAACCACCAGCTCATCTTTCTTCTAACCCTTCTTCTCCTAGATCCCCTTTCTCTATCTTTAAAAACTCCCTCCGTCTCTCTCGG AACAATTGTGGAGTGTGTATGCAAAGTGTGAAAAGTGGACAGAAAACTGCGATTTTCACATCCGAATGCTCCCATTCATTTCACTTCCCGTGCATATCGAATCACCTGAGGAACCAAAACTCCCTGTTTTGTCCTGTTTGCAATACCACCTGGAAAGATGCTCTTCCATTACTCTCAATCCATCAACCTCCACCGCAGGCCGAAAAGAACAACGTGATCATTAAAACACCAACTTACAACGACGATGAGCCACTTCTTTCTACCGTATCATCCATCAATTCCATCCCAGAAGTACTCGAAAACGACGATGAAATCGAAGAGTTTAAGGGCTTTTTCGTGAATCCGGTGTCATCGTCCATTTCCATCAACAATGCACAAGTTGAAACAAGGTTACTCCCTGAAGTTGCTATTGTCTCGACATGTCAAACACACGAGACATACGTCGTGGTATTAAAAATCAAAGCTCCTCCACCTCGGGTTAACGGAGTTGCGCAGGCGAGGCGTGCGCCAATCGATTTAGTTTCGGTACTTGATATTGGAGGTAGCATGACTCGCACGAAACTAGACATGATGAAACGCGCCATGCATTTGGTTGTTTCGTCTCTCGGCTCCGCTGATCGGCTCTCTATTATAGCTTTCTCGGCTACAGTTAAGCGGCTCATGCCGCTTAAAAGAATGACATCACAAGGTCAACGATCAGCTCGTCGAGTAATTGACCGATTAGATTTGCACAACGGGAGCTGCGCTGGTGATGCGTTACGGCAGGCCACTAAAATACTCGAAGATCGACGCGAGAGAAATCCTGTGGCTAGTGTTATGTTATTATCTGATGCCCAGGATGAACAACCTCAACATCATAATGATAATAATACTAATAATCGGCCTGTTGCGAATCACGTTTCTTCAACCCGATTCGCGCATGTTGAAATTCCAGTTCAATCTAGTGGATATAGTCACGAGCCAGCTGAGGACGCGTTCGCTAAATGCGTTGGCGGATTGTTAAGTGTGGTTGTGCAAGATTTGCGCATTCAAATCGGTTTGGCTTCTGGTTCTGATTCGGCTGAAATTTGCGCTGTTTATCCTTGCAATCGTCCATTAGTTTTTAGCTCAG GTTTGATTCGGGTCGGAGATTTGTACGCGGAAGAAGAGAGGGAGTTGCTGTTAGAACTGAGGGTCCCGATTACAAGCAATGAGGGCCACCACGTGCTATCCGTTTGTTGTTCTTACAAGGACCCAGCGACACAAGAGATAATTTATGGTACAGATCAGCCTTTACTAGTGCCGAAACCCCAACAATTTAGATCTTCACTTCCCAAAATCCAGCGGTTGAGAAATTTTTTCGTGACTACACGGGCAATTGCGGAGTCGAGGCGATTAATTGCGCTAAACGAAATGTCTAGCGCTGTGCAACTCTTGGCTTCGAGCCGAGAGTTGCTGGTGCAATCGGGTTGTTTAGGGGAGGAGTATGTTCGGAGATTGGAAGCCGAGTTGTTGGAGATAAGGTGGAGAAAGGAGGCCGGGGAGGAGATGCTGCAACGACGACAACGGATGGTGGAGGATAAAGAGGAGCCATTGACACCGTCTTCGGCTTGGAGAGGGAATGATCGGCTGGGTAAAATGTCTTGTGTTAAGAAATCTGCTAAGAGAGTTAGTGATTTGCATGGTTTTGAGAATGCAAGATTTTAA